Proteins from a genomic interval of Deltaproteobacteria bacterium:
- a CDS encoding DedA family protein, translated as MEHYLPYLSHFKYIAFFILLLLCGMGLPIPEDVVIVIGGYLAHRGDTEFIPTLLTLYVGAICGDFCLYWIGRRFGQDIISHKKLKRFFSAKRIKAINYYFHRYGNRTFFFARFLVGLRSTIFLSSGAFKVHFKKVLLMNGMAASISVSFVTCLGYFFGNQLDQLLFWMKRVERVLILVVGMGIGLLIMAFWRFLKKQEQEIEQESPELEAPPKDEGIL; from the coding sequence ATGGAACACTACTTACCTTACCTCAGCCACTTCAAATACATTGCCTTTTTTATCCTCTTGCTCCTCTGCGGCATGGGTCTGCCTATTCCCGAAGATGTCGTGATTGTGATTGGGGGTTATCTGGCTCATCGGGGAGACACCGAGTTTATTCCCACCCTGCTTACATTATATGTGGGAGCCATCTGCGGTGATTTTTGTCTGTACTGGATTGGGCGTCGCTTTGGACAGGATATTATCAGCCACAAAAAACTGAAAAGATTTTTCAGCGCGAAACGAATCAAGGCCATCAATTATTATTTTCATCGTTACGGAAACCGGACCTTCTTTTTTGCCCGATTTTTAGTGGGTCTGCGTTCCACTATCTTCCTGAGCTCGGGGGCCTTCAAAGTTCACTTTAAAAAAGTACTTTTGATGAACGGTATGGCGGCTTCTATATCGGTTAGTTTTGTCACTTGCCTGGGTTATTTTTTTGGCAATCAACTGGATCAACTTTTATTCTGGATGAAACGCGTGGAGCGTGTGCTGATCTTAGTGGTAGGAATGGGCATTGGCCTTTTAATTATGGCCTTTTGGCGTTTTTTGAAAAAACAGGAACAGGAGATAGAACAGGAATCTCCCGAGTTAGAGGCGCCTCCGAAGGATGAGGGGATTCTTTAA